A single window of Achromobacter xylosoxidans DNA harbors:
- a CDS encoding STY4528 family pathogenicity island replication protein, with amino-acid sequence MAVDDTAPRAQRPGPIALADLFDAALKDLAPKSSSGAPASLPAPTPTPPTSGDAFLFSGNRHESVPRRLFLDRRLTPLERNAWQVFRLMLNDDGVTAFPTYEQLRPWLASMPCAGQASHETVARALTLLRLTRWLSLVRRRRDPKTGRILGNLYVLHDEPLTPFEAMQLDADYLALVSQSLGHSAKAVQVVGLNTLQEIADDPMLSGRTLPSRLQVLAERLADQGITASESYPQEDAVHDSEEGPASLLRNGDRPSSESEAGPKPAPDGALRNSKQDRTVRSSRIDEVRTTAQARALGDLQWPKRFAELKAEQQAGAKMALQQVDAALRQAVLDEWAARCGKHGIRNPAGYLFGIIQRAMRGEFNAWAKQTGPAPPTPSAARAPPTEPPRNVVPPEVARQHIERLRDLLRKS; translated from the coding sequence ATGGCCGTGGACGACACCGCCCCACGAGCCCAGCGCCCTGGCCCCATCGCACTCGCCGACCTGTTCGACGCTGCGCTGAAGGACCTCGCGCCCAAGTCCAGCTCTGGCGCTCCCGCGTCCCTGCCTGCTCCAACGCCCACGCCTCCTACGTCCGGCGACGCCTTCCTGTTCAGTGGCAATCGGCACGAGAGCGTGCCGCGGCGGCTGTTCCTCGACCGCCGCCTGACACCGCTGGAGCGCAACGCCTGGCAGGTGTTCCGATTGATGCTCAACGACGATGGCGTCACGGCATTTCCCACCTATGAGCAGTTGCGCCCCTGGCTGGCGTCGATGCCCTGCGCAGGCCAGGCCTCCCATGAGACCGTGGCGCGGGCGCTGACGCTGCTGCGCCTGACGCGCTGGCTGAGCCTCGTGCGACGACGGCGCGACCCCAAGACCGGTCGCATCCTCGGCAACCTCTACGTCCTGCACGACGAACCGCTGACGCCGTTCGAGGCGATGCAACTCGACGCCGACTACCTGGCCCTGGTCAGCCAGTCGCTGGGGCATTCGGCCAAGGCCGTCCAGGTGGTGGGACTCAACACCCTCCAGGAGATCGCGGACGACCCGATGCTGTCCGGACGCACCTTGCCGTCGCGGCTGCAAGTGCTCGCCGAGCGCCTGGCCGACCAGGGCATCACCGCCTCCGAAAGTTATCCACAGGAGGATGCGGTCCACGATTCCGAAGAAGGGCCCGCGAGCCTTCTTCGGAATGGCGATCGCCCATCTTCGGAATCCGAAGCAGGGCCGAAACCCGCGCCAGACGGCGCTCTTCGGAATTCGAAGCAGGACCGTACAGTACGTAGTAGTCGTATTGATGAAGTACGTACTACCGCGCAGGCGCGTGCGCTGGGCGACCTGCAATGGCCCAAGCGCTTCGCGGAACTGAAGGCGGAACAGCAGGCCGGAGCCAAGATGGCGTTGCAGCAGGTGGACGCTGCCCTGCGGCAGGCCGTGCTGGACGAATGGGCCGCACGGTGCGGCAAGCATGGCATCCGCAACCCCGCCGGTTATCTGTTCGGCATCATCCAGCGCGCCATGCGCGGCGAGTTCAATGCCTGGGCCAAGCAGACCGGCCCGGCACCGCCAACACCATCGGCGGCGCGAGCGCCACCAACCGAGCCGCCGCGCAACGTCGTGCCGCCCGAGGTGGCCCGGCAGCACATCGAGCGCCTGCGCGATCTGCTGCGCAAATCCTGA
- a CDS encoding PFL_4669 family integrating conjugative element protein, with amino-acid sequence MATSNEPLQLNLGSLRSAMSLTLHTHHASRIWHGRAAAEGRPGIVGLNGYIAVMNKMKRGSEQDDPYSDWWMLRIEEKLDQTRTTLQSLREQVDQALAGVPAALSLGENLNVQPVKLPLFVNAQLGFAAVYLLADYDDIARKLILAHHTALIDRSTLERWLNEGAHALRSLFSLAQQYRYSGCTRDDFAAKNAAARAALEKFGELPQDVLEGMRRSKFAPPVVRRGLQQRGDSAAAAASPTDEGAAADSAEAKSTAAGEDEPA; translated from the coding sequence ATGGCAACCAGCAACGAACCATTGCAACTCAACCTCGGCTCCCTGCGCAGCGCGATGTCGCTGACGCTGCACACCCACCACGCCTCGCGCATCTGGCATGGCCGCGCCGCCGCCGAGGGGCGACCCGGCATCGTCGGCCTGAACGGCTACATCGCCGTGATGAACAAGATGAAGCGCGGCTCGGAGCAGGACGACCCGTACAGCGACTGGTGGATGTTGCGCATCGAGGAAAAGCTCGACCAGACCAGGACCACGTTGCAATCGCTGCGCGAGCAGGTTGACCAGGCACTGGCCGGCGTGCCTGCGGCGTTGAGCCTGGGTGAGAACCTCAACGTGCAGCCGGTGAAGCTCCCCTTGTTCGTGAACGCGCAGCTCGGCTTTGCCGCCGTCTATCTGCTGGCCGACTACGACGACATCGCCCGCAAGCTGATCCTCGCCCACCACACCGCGCTGATCGATCGCTCGACGTTGGAGCGCTGGCTCAACGAAGGTGCCCACGCGCTGCGCAGCCTGTTCAGCCTGGCCCAGCAATACCGCTACTCGGGCTGCACCCGCGACGACTTCGCGGCCAAGAACGCCGCAGCTCGGGCAGCATTGGAGAAGTTCGGCGAACTGCCGCAGGACGTGCTCGAAGGCATGCGCCGCTCGAAGTTTGCGCCGCCCGTCGTGCGCCGTGGTCTGCAACAGCGTGGTGATAGCGCTGCCGCAGCCGCATCTCCCACCGACGAAGGCGCTGCCGCCGATTCGGCCGAGGCCAAGTCCACAGCCGCCGGCGAGGACGAACCGGCATGA
- a CDS encoding DUF3158 family protein, which translates to MSDPNREPRYFRRLEQPAFMRLEHAASLKGLLKPFKGKGDFEAWASQCFAMRDELIALAQRQVLPQACGHPFHLLPVELAQQTTGAGTTFLRWRKHDRSAMGVALWQELMASPSTPVNLLHDLHEIELQRVMLNMQISLLHTLGRQAQECASKAAQADNTYLRRLASVPAAVRDR; encoded by the coding sequence ATGAGCGACCCGAACCGCGAACCGCGCTACTTCCGTCGTCTGGAACAGCCAGCCTTCATGCGGCTGGAACACGCGGCCTCTCTAAAAGGCCTTTTAAAGCCTTTTAAAGGTAAAGGGGACTTCGAGGCCTGGGCCAGCCAGTGCTTCGCCATGCGCGACGAGTTGATTGCCCTGGCGCAGCGACAGGTGCTGCCACAGGCGTGCGGGCATCCCTTCCACCTGCTTCCCGTCGAGCTGGCCCAGCAGACCACTGGCGCAGGCACGACCTTTCTTCGCTGGCGCAAGCACGATCGATCGGCCATGGGCGTGGCGTTGTGGCAGGAGCTGATGGCGAGCCCCAGCACGCCGGTCAACCTGCTGCACGACCTGCACGAGATCGAACTGCAGCGCGTCATGCTGAACATGCAGATCAGCCTGCTGCACACCCTGGGCAGGCAAGCACAGGAATGCGCCAGCAAGGCCGCGCAGGCGGACAACACCTACCTGCGCCGGCTCGCGTCCGTTCCTGCCGCAGTGCGCGATCGGTGA
- a CDS encoding single-stranded DNA-binding protein, whose translation MSTQFIGEGNIGSPPEYREFPNGNDDPRRLLRLNVYFDNPVPTKGGEFEDRGGFWAPVELWHHDADRWQQLYQKGMRVLVVGRMERDPWTDNEDQPRETWQVNARSVGILPYRIESVALSPKPQEAEPKPQATQESTAPKETKRRK comes from the coding sequence ATGAGCACACAATTCATCGGCGAGGGCAACATCGGATCGCCTCCCGAGTACCGCGAATTCCCCAATGGCAACGACGATCCTCGCCGGTTGCTCCGGCTGAACGTGTACTTCGACAACCCCGTCCCCACCAAGGGCGGCGAGTTCGAGGACCGCGGCGGCTTCTGGGCGCCGGTGGAACTCTGGCACCACGACGCCGACCGCTGGCAGCAGCTCTACCAGAAGGGCATGCGGGTGCTGGTCGTCGGCCGCATGGAGCGCGACCCCTGGACGGACAACGAAGATCAGCCGCGTGAGACTTGGCAGGTCAACGCGCGCAGTGTCGGCATCCTGCCGTACCGCATCGAGTCTGTGGCCCTCAGCCCGAAGCCACAGGAGGCAGAGCCGAAGCCCCAGGCCACCCAGGAATCGACGGCGCCGAAAGAGACCAAGCGCAGGAAGTGA
- a CDS encoding DNA topoisomerase III, with the protein MRLFLCEKPSQGKDIGRILGATQRGEGCLNGSGVTVTWCIGHLVEAAPPEAYDEQLKRWSVEQLPIIPQHWRVEVKPKTATQFKVVKALLAKATHLVIATDADREGELIAREIVELCGYRGPIERLWLSALNDASIRAALGKLRPSAETLSMYHSALARSRADWLVGMNLSRLFTVLGRQAGYDGVLSVGRVQTPTLKLVVDRDREIARFVSVPYWAIAVSLFAGGSTFAAQWVPPDACTDDAGRCLRQPVAQQTMQQIRAAGSAHVVSVETERVREGPPLPFDLGTLQEVCSKQLGLDVQETLEIAQALYETHKATTYPRSDSGYLPESMFAEVPTVLDSLLKTDPSLRSIMGQLDRSQRSRAWNDGKVTAHHGIIPTLEPAKLSAMSEKELAVYRLIRSHYLAQFLPHHEFDRTVAKFSCGGQNLAATGKQVVIPGWRQVLAEPQAEDGDGEGDTAVRAQVLPALPKLYEGLACQVADVDLKALKTLPPKPYTQGELVKSMKGVAKLVSDPRLKQKLKDTVGIGTEATRANIIGGLIARGYLVKKGRAIRASDAAFTLIDAVPAAIADPGTTAVWEQALDMIEAGQLTLDVFIGKQAAWISQLIAQYGSASLSIKVPQGPACPQCGAPTRQRSGKSGPFWSCSRYPDCKGTLPVESGSSKRGASRPRRSGRKGS; encoded by the coding sequence ATGCGGCTGTTCTTGTGCGAGAAGCCCTCCCAGGGCAAAGACATTGGCCGGATTCTCGGCGCCACGCAGCGCGGTGAAGGCTGCCTCAACGGTTCCGGCGTCACGGTCACCTGGTGCATCGGCCATCTCGTGGAGGCGGCGCCGCCCGAGGCCTACGACGAGCAGCTCAAACGATGGTCCGTTGAGCAGTTGCCCATCATTCCCCAGCACTGGCGGGTCGAGGTCAAACCGAAGACCGCCACGCAATTCAAGGTCGTCAAGGCGCTCTTGGCGAAGGCGACTCACCTGGTTATCGCCACCGATGCCGACCGCGAGGGCGAATTGATCGCCCGCGAGATCGTGGAGCTTTGCGGCTACCGCGGCCCCATCGAACGCCTGTGGCTGTCGGCGCTCAACGATGCGTCCATTCGGGCGGCACTGGGCAAGCTGCGGCCTTCGGCCGAGACGCTTTCGATGTACCACTCGGCGCTGGCGCGCTCCCGTGCGGATTGGCTCGTGGGCATGAACCTGAGCCGGCTGTTCACGGTGCTGGGGCGACAGGCGGGTTACGACGGCGTGCTGTCGGTCGGCCGCGTACAGACCCCGACGCTCAAGCTCGTTGTGGACCGCGACCGCGAGATCGCGCGCTTCGTGTCCGTACCATACTGGGCCATCGCCGTGTCCCTGTTCGCAGGCGGTTCGACTTTCGCCGCGCAATGGGTTCCACCCGATGCGTGCACCGACGACGCAGGCCGCTGCCTGCGGCAGCCGGTCGCACAGCAGACCATGCAGCAGATCCGCGCTGCGGGCAGTGCCCACGTCGTGTCGGTGGAGACTGAGCGTGTCCGCGAAGGCCCGCCGCTGCCGTTCGACCTGGGCACCTTGCAGGAAGTGTGTTCCAAGCAGCTTGGGCTGGACGTGCAGGAAACCTTGGAGATTGCCCAAGCCCTGTACGAGACGCACAAGGCCACGACGTACCCCCGCTCGGACTCCGGCTACCTGCCCGAGAGCATGTTTGCCGAAGTGCCCACCGTTCTCGACAGCCTGCTCAAGACCGATCCCTCGCTGCGCTCGATCATGGGCCAGCTCGACCGCTCGCAGCGCTCGCGCGCCTGGAACGATGGCAAGGTCACGGCGCACCACGGCATCATCCCGACGCTCGAACCGGCGAAGCTCTCCGCCATGAGCGAGAAGGAACTGGCCGTGTACAGGCTCATCCGGTCGCATTACCTGGCGCAGTTCCTCCCTCACCACGAGTTCGACCGCACTGTGGCCAAGTTTTCGTGCGGGGGGCAGAACCTGGCGGCCACGGGCAAGCAGGTTGTCATCCCGGGTTGGCGCCAGGTGCTCGCCGAGCCGCAGGCCGAAGACGGTGATGGCGAGGGCGATACTGCGGTCCGCGCCCAGGTGCTGCCCGCGCTGCCGAAACTGTATGAGGGCCTGGCATGCCAGGTGGCCGACGTCGATCTCAAGGCACTCAAGACGCTGCCGCCCAAACCGTACACGCAAGGCGAGTTGGTCAAGTCCATGAAAGGCGTCGCCAAGCTGGTGTCCGATCCCCGCCTGAAGCAGAAGCTCAAGGATACGGTTGGCATCGGCACCGAAGCGACGCGGGCCAACATCATCGGCGGCCTGATCGCTCGCGGCTACCTCGTGAAGAAGGGGCGCGCCATCCGCGCCTCGGATGCGGCTTTCACTTTGATCGATGCCGTGCCTGCGGCGATTGCCGACCCTGGCACCACCGCCGTCTGGGAACAGGCGCTCGACATGATCGAGGCCGGACAGCTCACCCTGGACGTGTTCATCGGCAAGCAGGCCGCGTGGATTTCGCAGTTGATTGCGCAGTACGGCAGCGCCTCCCTGTCCATCAAGGTTCCCCAAGGGCCGGCATGCCCGCAGTGCGGCGCACCCACGCGCCAGCGCAGCGGCAAGAGCGGCCCGTTCTGGTCGTGCAGCCGCTACCCGGACTGCAAAGGCACGCTGCCAGTCGAATCCGGCAGCTCCAAGCGCGGCGCCTCGCGCCCGCGCCGTAGCGGCCGCAAAGGCTCCTGA
- a CDS encoding cation transporter translates to MAENHRNHENDELGRLDASDAKDRKILLTVLLINLTQSAAGIALGIWAGSTALMGAGLDNLADASVYAVSLYAVGRAATVKVGAARLSGFLLIGLAALLLLEVLRRFAGGEEPVGPAMMAMAALNAALNLVCLRLLRRHRGEDVNFKASAIFTSNDSIVNGAIVLSGVLVMGFGSNIPDLVLGVIVAAIAANGGREILREASETARRKAGT, encoded by the coding sequence ATGGCTGAAAACCACAGAAATCACGAAAACGACGAGTTGGGCCGCCTAGATGCGAGCGATGCGAAGGACCGAAAGATTCTTCTGACTGTGTTGCTGATCAACCTGACGCAGTCCGCCGCCGGCATTGCCCTTGGCATCTGGGCTGGCTCTACGGCGCTGATGGGCGCCGGGTTGGACAACCTCGCCGATGCGTCGGTCTATGCGGTTAGCCTGTATGCCGTCGGTCGTGCGGCAACGGTCAAGGTGGGCGCGGCCCGCTTGTCGGGTTTCTTGCTAATCGGCCTGGCCGCGCTGCTGCTGTTGGAAGTCCTACGCCGCTTCGCTGGAGGGGAAGAGCCTGTCGGCCCAGCCATGATGGCCATGGCCGCGCTGAACGCGGCTTTGAACCTAGTGTGCCTCAGACTACTGCGCCGCCATCGCGGGGAAGATGTGAACTTCAAGGCGTCAGCGATCTTTACCAGCAACGACTCCATCGTCAATGGTGCGATTGTGCTGTCCGGGGTGCTGGTGATGGGGTTCGGGTCGAACATCCCGGATCTGGTGCTGGGCGTCATCGTGGCCGCAATCGCAGCGAATGGGGGGCGGGAAATCCTGCGCGAAGCATCGGAAACAGCTCGCCGTAAGGCGGGCACATAA
- a CDS encoding DUF3703 domain-containing protein, with the protein MDYGPQLVYPFRSRPAAANACAAGYTILPTSHSCASRALRLLAKRSRVAWRAHESGRVVAHCYLGLHLHLRSHAAMLGLAWRTRKVAEIAARRSSGSRWLLWATPSVARRLKTSESRAFA; encoded by the coding sequence ATGGACTACGGCCCGCAGCTTGTCTATCCCTTCCGGAGCCGGCCAGCAGCGGCAAACGCTTGCGCTGCTGGCTATACGATCTTGCCCACGTCGCATTCTTGCGCGAGTCGGGCCTTGCGGCTTCTTGCGAAGCGATCGCGAGTTGCGTGGCGTGCCCATGAGTCGGGCCGCGTCGTGGCGCACTGCTACCTTGGCCTGCACCTGCACCTGCGCAGCCACGCCGCGATGCTCGGTCTGGCCTGGAGAACCCGTAAGGTGGCGGAGATTGCGGCGCGCAGGTCGTCCGGCTCGCGCTGGCTCCTGTGGGCCACGCCCTCGGTCGCACGCCGTCTCAAAACGTCAGAATCGCGCGCTTTCGCATGA
- the cadR gene encoding Cd(II)/Pb(II)-responsive transcriptional regulator, translated as MMRIGELGKKADCLVQTVRFYESEGLLPEPARSEGNFRLYDEVHLQRLLFIRRCRAKDMTLDEIRQLLNLRDRPELGCGEVNALVDAHIAQVRTKMKELRALERELMDLRRSCDSARTSRECGILNSLAEPA; from the coding sequence ATGATGCGGATCGGTGAACTGGGCAAGAAGGCAGATTGCTTGGTGCAGACCGTGCGCTTTTACGAGTCAGAAGGCTTGCTGCCCGAGCCTGCACGTAGCGAGGGCAACTTCAGGCTCTATGACGAAGTCCATTTGCAGCGCTTGCTGTTCATCCGCCGCTGCCGGGCGAAGGACATGACGCTGGATGAGATCCGTCAACTGCTGAACTTACGGGATCGGCCAGAGTTGGGCTGCGGCGAGGTGAACGCGCTGGTCGACGCTCATATCGCGCAAGTGCGGACCAAGATGAAGGAATTGCGCGCCTTGGAGCGCGAGTTAATGGATCTGCGACGCTCCTGCGATAGCGCCCGAACCTCGCGCGAGTGCGGCATTCTCAACAGCTTGGCCGAGCCCGCCTGA